The DNA sequence CGCAGGCCAGCTATGCCGAGCTTGCCGAAGCTTCCTCCGGTGCAGAGGCGCAGCGGCGGCTGGGGGCAGAGGGACTGCCCGAGGGCGTCGTTCATTTCTCATCCGTCGAGGGCGACCTCTTTGAGACCATCCTGCACCGCTACATGCACGGGACGGCTGTGCCGCCCTCCGCCCAACCCGGCGCGGTCGGTTACGATCCGCAGACCACCCTCGGGAAGCAGACCCAATGACCGACACCCTATTTGGCCGCCTGGACCTGTCGTCCTTGTCCCTCTGGCATGCCATCCAGACCCCGACGCCCAGCGAGCTGATCGCGGCAGGGGCTGCGATGGCAGTCATACTGGGCGGGTTCGGGGTGCTGGCTCTGTTGACCTGGTTCCGGCTGTGGGGGCCGCTGTGGCGCAATTGGCTGACCAGCGTGGATCACAAGCGCATCGGGATCATGTATTGCGCGCTTGCGTTGATCATGCTGGCCCGCGGCGTCATCGAGGGTGTGCTGATGCGCAGCCAGCAGGCATTCGGCCTGCATGGCGGATTCCTGACGCCGGAGCACTTTTCCCAGCTCTTCAGCACCCATGGCACGATCATGATCTTCTTTGTGGCGATGCCCTTCATCGCCGGGGTGATCAACTATGTCATGCCATTGCAGATCGGCGCGCGGGACATGGCCTTTCCGGTGATGAACCAGATCAGCCTCGGGTTGACGGCGACAGGCGCGGCGCTGGTGATGATCAGCCTTGTGCTGGGCCAGTTCTCGACCGGGGGCTGGGCCAACTACCCGCCCTACACGGGCGCTGATTTCCAACCCGGCCCTGGGCCGGACTATTGGATCTGGTCCATCGTGCTGGCGGGGATCGGGACAACGCTGTCGGGGATCAACTTTGCCGTCACGATCTACAAGGAGCGGGCGCCGGGGATGCAGTTCCTGCGCATGCCGATCTTCTGCTGGACCGTGATCTGCACCTCTATCATCATGGTTTTCGCCCTGCCGCCATTGACCGTGGCCGCACTGATGCTGGCCGCCGACCGGTACCTCGACTTCCATTTCTTCACGAACGACCTTGGCGGCAACATGATGAACTACGTCAATCTATTCTGGCTGTTCGGCCATCCGGAGGTCTACCTGCTGGTCATCCCCTGCTACGGCATCTTTTCCGAGGTTATCCCGACATTTTCAGGCAAACGGATCTATGGCTACATGTCGATGGTCTATGCCACCATGTCGATCGCCGTGCTCAGCTTCTGCGTCTGGCTGCACCATTTCTTCACCATGGGGCAAAGCGCCAATATCAATGCCGCCTTCGGCATCGCGTCGATGGCCATCGCCGTGCCTACGGGCGTAAAGACCTACAATTGGCTGGCCACGCTCTTTCGCGGGCGGGTGCGTATGACGGTGCCGATGATTTATGCGATCGGGTTCTTCTACCTGTTCGTAATCGGCGGCCTGACCGGGGTGATGCTGGCCAACCCGGTGATCAGCTATCAGGTTCACAACACGCTGTTTCTGGTGGCGCATTTCCACAACGTGATCATTCCCGGCGTGCTTTTCGGGCTGCTGGCGGGCTATCATTTCTGGTTCCCCAAGGCATTCGGTTTCCGCCTGGATGAACGCTGGGGAAGGGCGGCGGCGTGTCTATGGATTGCGGGGTTCTCCTTTACCTTTCTGCCGCTTTACTGGCTGGGCCTGCAGGGCATGCCGCGCCGGTCGGCCACCTTCAGCGATCCGGCATTTCAGCCGGTCATGTGGCTGGCGCTGTTCGGCGCGGCGCTGATCCTCGCGGCGCTGACCTGTCTGGCGGTGCAGCTGTGGGTCAGTATCCGGAACCGCGACCATCTGGCCGTACCGCTGGGCGATCCGTGGAATGGCCGTGCGCTGGAATGGTCGATCCCGTCGCCGCCGCCGGCCTACAATTTCGCCGTGCTGCCGCAGGTCGCGGCGCGCGATGACTTCGCCATGGCCAAGGCGGACGGCCGCACCTTCGCTGAACCCGACGCATACGAAGACATCGAGATGCCCGACAACACCGCAATCGGGATGATCGTCTGCGTCTGCGCGACCCTGATGGGACTGGCGCTGGTGTTCTGGATTTGGTGGCTGGCTGTCCTGTCCTTTGCCGTGATGCTCGTCGCGCTGATCGGGCGCACCTTCCGGGTCGTCACCACACATGTCATCCCCGCGGCCGAAATTGCCGCCGCGCATCGCGCGTGGCTCGCCAGGGTTCAGGCCGCGCCAGCCGTGAGCCGGCGTGACGAAACCCGCGAGAGAAACCGAGGCCGCGCAATGCTGGAACGACCCACCACACCGGAGGCCGCGGAATGACGACGTCGAACTTGCACCCCGGACCCAACCTCGGCGATCATCACGGCGAGGCGCACTACGGGGCCGAAGCCATCGTCTTCGGCTTCTGGGTCTTCCTGATGAGCGATCTGGTGATCTTCGGTCTGGTCTTCGCCTCCTATCTCACGGTTGCAAACCAGATGGGCATGGCGGGCGGCCCCGGACCTGCCGAAGCCTTCGACCTGCGCAGCGTCTTTGTCCAGACCATGATCCTGCTCACCAGCAGCCTGACCTTCGGGTTCGCCACCCTGGCGATGCGGTGCAATCACGGGCGGGCGGCGATTGCGCGCTGGTTGGCCGTTTCGCTCTTGCTGGGCATAGGGTTCCTCACGTTGGAACTGCGCGACTTTGCCCATATGATCGACGTGGGCGCGGTGCCCCAGCGCAGCGGTTTCTGGTCCGCATTCTGGGGGCTGGTGCCGCTACACGGGGTGCATGTCGCGTCGGGCTGTCTGTGGATCGGCGTGATGCTGGCGCAAATGGCGGTGCTAGGTATGATCCCGGCGGTCAAGACGCGCATTTTGCGGCTTGGCCTCTTCTGGCATTTCCTCGACCTCATCTGGGTCGCGATCTTCTCCATCGTCTATCTCGGAGGGCTGATGCCATGAGCGATCCCGATTATCGCCGCGAAATGCGCTTTTACCTCGCCGGTTTCGGTCTCGCGCTGACCCTAACGCTGGTGCCCTTCGGGCTGGTTTATTGGGAACTGATGCAGGGCAGGGCACTGGCGGCGACCATTGCCGTGCTCGCCGTGGCCCAGATCGTGGTCCACTTGCGGTTCTTCCTGCATATCGACCTGTCCAGCCAGAAGCGTGAAGACCTGCAACTGATCCTGTTCACCATCCTGCTTCTGGGTATCATGGCGTTCGGGACGATCTGGATCATGGGCAACCTCGCAACGCGAATGTAGCTCAATGTGCCGCCACCGGGGCGGCGGCCGCCCTGGGCCTTTGCAGGATCAGAACCACCGGCAACATCGCAAAGGCCGCAACCCCGGTCAGCCAGAAGGCGTCCTGAAACGCCAACAGGCTGGCTTGCTGCTGGACCAGTCCGGCGATCCGTGCGGCCCCCTCGGCCGAGCCCGGGTCGAGGTTCAGCGGCGCAAGATAGCTGCGGGCGGCGGCGTCGAAGGGCGTGATGCCCGAGGCCAGCGTGGCGTAGTGAAACTGCATCCGGCTGGCGACCTGCCAGCCCACCAGCGCGATCCCCACGGACGAGCCGAGCGAGCGGGTCACGCCGTAAATGCCCGAAGCTTCGTCCTGCCGGTCCGAGCCGATGTTCTGGAAAGCGAGGGTGGACATCGGCACAAAGAACAGCCCCATCCCGAGGCCCGACACCACGCCGGGCCAGGCCAGGTTCCAGAAGCCGGCATCAAGGTTCAGCAGGCCCAGCAGGATGTTGCCCGCACCCGTCAGGATCAGCCCCATCACCAGCAACTTGCGCGGATCGAACCGCGTGACCAGCACCGACCCGGTCAGCACCATCGAGAACCCCGCCGCGATCCCGCGCGGGATGAACAGCATCCCGGCGTCCAGAACCGGATAGCCCAGAAGCCCTTGCACGAATAGCGGCAGGATCGCGATGGACCCGAACATGGCCACGCCGAAACCCAGGATGGCGACGTTCGCCCCGGCAAAGCTGCGGTCGCGAAACAGCGAGAAGTCGATGATGTTGTCAGATTTGCGCCGACCGCGGACAATGAAGCTCACCGCGCAGCCGATCATCGTGATCGCGGCGACCTGGATAAGCTTGGACGCAAACCAGTCGTGGGTTTCTCCCAGGTCCAGCATGAGTTGAAGCGACGCGATGGCGCCGACCATCAGTGCCAGACCCAACCAGTCGACTTCGATCCGCTTGGTGTCCTCCGACCTCAGCTCGCCCGACATCATGGTCAGCGCGAAGGCGGCGATGGGAAGGTTGACGTAGAAGACCGCCCGCCAGGAGAAATA is a window from the Sulfitobacter sp. THAF37 genome containing:
- a CDS encoding DHA2 family efflux MFS transporter permease subunit → MTTPDSPVGTAPAVRWTIVLAVVLTAVLEVLDSTIVNVALPQIQAAFGITNDQTVWILTSYIVASVVVMPLTGFFVRRIGRRRLIISAIVGFATFSALCGLSWSVEIMVACRLGQGIFGAFLIPLSQSILFDSFPREKRGQAMAFFGLGVVVAPVLGPTIGALLTEYFSWRAVFYVNLPIAAFALTMMSGELRSEDTKRIEVDWLGLALMVGAIASLQLMLDLGETHDWFASKLIQVAAITMIGCAVSFIVRGRRKSDNIIDFSLFRDRSFAGANVAILGFGVAMFGSIAILPLFVQGLLGYPVLDAGMLFIPRGIAAGFSMVLTGSVLVTRFDPRKLLVMGLILTGAGNILLGLLNLDAGFWNLAWPGVVSGLGMGLFFVPMSTLAFQNIGSDRQDEASGIYGVTRSLGSSVGIALVGWQVASRMQFHYATLASGITPFDAAARSYLAPLNLDPGSAEGAARIAGLVQQQASLLAFQDAFWLTGVAAFAMLPVVLILQRPRAAAAPVAAH
- the cyoD gene encoding cytochrome o ubiquinol oxidase subunit IV, with amino-acid sequence MSDPDYRREMRFYLAGFGLALTLTLVPFGLVYWELMQGRALAATIAVLAVAQIVVHLRFFLHIDLSSQKREDLQLILFTILLLGIMAFGTIWIMGNLATRM
- a CDS encoding cbb3-type cytochrome c oxidase subunit I, which produces MTDTLFGRLDLSSLSLWHAIQTPTPSELIAAGAAMAVILGGFGVLALLTWFRLWGPLWRNWLTSVDHKRIGIMYCALALIMLARGVIEGVLMRSQQAFGLHGGFLTPEHFSQLFSTHGTIMIFFVAMPFIAGVINYVMPLQIGARDMAFPVMNQISLGLTATGAALVMISLVLGQFSTGGWANYPPYTGADFQPGPGPDYWIWSIVLAGIGTTLSGINFAVTIYKERAPGMQFLRMPIFCWTVICTSIIMVFALPPLTVAALMLAADRYLDFHFFTNDLGGNMMNYVNLFWLFGHPEVYLLVIPCYGIFSEVIPTFSGKRIYGYMSMVYATMSIAVLSFCVWLHHFFTMGQSANINAAFGIASMAIAVPTGVKTYNWLATLFRGRVRMTVPMIYAIGFFYLFVIGGLTGVMLANPVISYQVHNTLFLVAHFHNVIIPGVLFGLLAGYHFWFPKAFGFRLDERWGRAAACLWIAGFSFTFLPLYWLGLQGMPRRSATFSDPAFQPVMWLALFGAALILAALTCLAVQLWVSIRNRDHLAVPLGDPWNGRALEWSIPSPPPAYNFAVLPQVAARDDFAMAKADGRTFAEPDAYEDIEMPDNTAIGMIVCVCATLMGLALVFWIWWLAVLSFAVMLVALIGRTFRVVTTHVIPAAEIAAAHRAWLARVQAAPAVSRRDETRERNRGRAMLERPTTPEAAE
- a CDS encoding cytochrome c oxidase subunit 3; amino-acid sequence: MTTSNLHPGPNLGDHHGEAHYGAEAIVFGFWVFLMSDLVIFGLVFASYLTVANQMGMAGGPGPAEAFDLRSVFVQTMILLTSSLTFGFATLAMRCNHGRAAIARWLAVSLLLGIGFLTLELRDFAHMIDVGAVPQRSGFWSAFWGLVPLHGVHVASGCLWIGVMLAQMAVLGMIPAVKTRILRLGLFWHFLDLIWVAIFSIVYLGGLMP